The following are encoded in a window of Bos indicus isolate NIAB-ARS_2022 breed Sahiwal x Tharparkar chromosome 7, NIAB-ARS_B.indTharparkar_mat_pri_1.0, whole genome shotgun sequence genomic DNA:
- the ADAMTSL5 gene encoding ADAMTS-like protein 5 isoform X8: MGKLRPEKEEHLAPCHTRRDEKGNSERLSYYLKSHSQSGQSWGSTPGLLAPPLPCTLCPPRPRSLWNLLLLLWTFLNCGLGGNAQGPGEWTPWGSWSRCSSSCGRGLSVRSRRCIRFPREELCWGDTHEYRLCQQPDCPPGAMPFRDLQCALYNGHPVLGTQKTYQWVPFYGGAFAGYWNVTLIPEGARHIRAAHRSRNHLALMGGDGRYVLNGNWAVSPAGTYEAAGTRVVYTRATGPEETLRAAGPTSQDLLLQVLLQEPNPGIEFEFWLPRERYGPFQAQAQVLGWSPRQPQPREVEPQPLESPTVIPPRTPIPTPEPCPPCPDTRGRAHRLLHYCGSDFVFRARVLGRVRQAQETRYEVHVQLIYKNRSPLRALEYVWAPSRCPCPPLALHRDYLLAARRLISPDGTQDRLLLPHAGYARLWSPAEDSRVRLAARHCPL; the protein is encoded by the exons atggggaaactgaggccagagaaagAGGAGCACCTGGCCCCTTGCCATACCAGAAG AGATGAGAAGGGAAATTCAGAGAGGTTGAGTTACTATCTGAAATCACACAGCCAGTCGGGACAGAgctggggttcaacccctggcttgCTGGCACCCCCACTGCCGTGCACCCTCTGCCCCCCTAGACCCCGCTCCCTCTGGAACCTCTTGCTCCTGCTGTGGACCTTCCTGAATTGTGGTTTGGGGGGCAACGCTCAG GGTCCGGGTGAGTGGACGCCATGGGGTTCCTGGAGTCGCTGTTCCAGCTCTTGTGGGCGAGGGCTCTCAGTGCGCAGCCGGAGATGTATCCG GTTTCCAAGGGAAGAGCTGTGCTGGGGGGACACCCATGAGTACCGCCTCTGCCAGCAGCCC GACTGTCCTCCAGGGGCCATGCCCTTTCGAGACCTCCAATGTGCCCTCTACAATGGCCACCCTGTCCTAGGCACCCAGAAGACCTACCAGTGGGTGCCCTTCTATGGTG GTGCCTTCGCTGGGTACTGGAACGTGACCCTGATCCCCGAGGGCGCCAGACACATCCGCGCCGCCCACCGGAGCCGGAACCACCTGG CGCTGATGGGGGGCGACGGGCGCTACGTGCTCAACGGGAACTGGGCGGTCAGCCCGGCCGGGACCTACGAGGCAGCGGGCACCCGCGTGGTCTACACCCGCGCCACAGGGCCGGAGGAGACGCTGCGCGCCGCCGGGCCCACCTCCCAAGATCTGCTCTTGCAG GTCCTCCTGCAGGagcccaacccaggcattgaattcGAGTTCTGGCTCCCTCGGGAGCGCTATGGCCCCTTCCAGGCGCAGGCTCAGGTCTTGGGCTGGTCCCCGCGGCAGCCTCAGCCTCGAGAGGTAGAACCTCAGCCCCTTGAGTCCCCCACTGTCATCCCTCCACGGACCCCGATACCCACTCCAG AGCCCTGTCCACCCTGCCCTGACACCCGCGGTCGTGCCCACCGGTTACTCCACTATTGCGGCAGTGACTTCG TGTTCCGGGCCCGTGTGCTGGGCCGCGTCCGCCAGGCTCAGGAGACTCGCTATGAGGTGCATGTGCAGCTCATCTACAAGAATCGCTCTCCACTTCGGGCCCTGGAGTACGTGTGGGCGCCAAGCCGCTGCCCTTGCCCCCCGCTGGCCCTCCATCGGGACTACTTGCTGGCTGCGCGGCGCCTCATCAGCCCTGATGGCACCCAGGACCGGCTGCTGCTCCCCCATGCTGGCTACGCTCGGCTCTGGAGCCCTGCCGAGGACAGCCGAGTGCGCCTGGCTGCCCGGCActgccctctctga
- the ADAMTSL5 gene encoding ADAMTS-like protein 5 isoform X6, whose translation MGKLRPEKEEHLAPCHTRRDEKGNSERLSYYLKSHSQSGQSWGSTPGLLAPPLPCTLCPPRPRSLWNLLLLLWTFLNCGLGGNAQGPGEWTPWGSWSRCSSSCGRGLSVRSRRCIRFPREELCWGDTHEYRLCQQPDCPPGAMPFRDLQCALYNGHPVLGTQKTYQWVPFYGAPNHCDLNCLAVGHDFYHSFGRVLDGTPCSPGAQDLCVAGRCLSAGCDGLLGSDAREDRCGRCGGANDSCLFVQRVFRDAGAFAGYWNVTLIPEGARHIRAAHRSRNHLALMGGDGRYVLNGNWAVSPAGTYEAAGTRVVYTRATGPEETLRAAGPTSQDLLLQVLLQEPNPGIEFEFWLPRERYGPFQAQAQVLGWSPRQPQPREVEPQPLESPTVIPPRTPIPTPEPCPPCPDTRGRAHRLLHYCGSDFVFRARVLGRVRQAQETRYEVHVQLIYKNRSPLRALEYVWAPSRCPCPPLALHRDYLLAARRLISPDGTQDRLLLPHAGYARLWSPAEDSRVRLAARHCPL comes from the exons atggggaaactgaggccagagaaagAGGAGCACCTGGCCCCTTGCCATACCAGAAG AGATGAGAAGGGAAATTCAGAGAGGTTGAGTTACTATCTGAAATCACACAGCCAGTCGGGACAGAgctggggttcaacccctggcttgCTGGCACCCCCACTGCCGTGCACCCTCTGCCCCCCTAGACCCCGCTCCCTCTGGAACCTCTTGCTCCTGCTGTGGACCTTCCTGAATTGTGGTTTGGGGGGCAACGCTCAG GGTCCGGGTGAGTGGACGCCATGGGGTTCCTGGAGTCGCTGTTCCAGCTCTTGTGGGCGAGGGCTCTCAGTGCGCAGCCGGAGATGTATCCG GTTTCCAAGGGAAGAGCTGTGCTGGGGGGACACCCATGAGTACCGCCTCTGCCAGCAGCCC GACTGTCCTCCAGGGGCCATGCCCTTTCGAGACCTCCAATGTGCCCTCTACAATGGCCACCCTGTCCTAGGCACCCAGAAGACCTACCAGTGGGTGCCCTTCTATGGTG CACCCAACCACTGCGACCTCAACTGCCTAGCGGTGGGGCACGACTTCTATCACAGCTTCGGTCGCGTACTGGACGGTACCCCCTGCAGTCCGGGCGCCCAAGATCTCTGTGTGGCTGGCCGCTGCCTT AGTGCCGGCTGTGACGGTTTGCTGGGCTCCGACGCCCGCGAAGACCGCTGCGGCCGCTGCGGCGGCGCCAACGACTCGTGCCTCTTCGTGCAGCGCGTGTTCCGCGACGCCG GTGCCTTCGCTGGGTACTGGAACGTGACCCTGATCCCCGAGGGCGCCAGACACATCCGCGCCGCCCACCGGAGCCGGAACCACCTGG CGCTGATGGGGGGCGACGGGCGCTACGTGCTCAACGGGAACTGGGCGGTCAGCCCGGCCGGGACCTACGAGGCAGCGGGCACCCGCGTGGTCTACACCCGCGCCACAGGGCCGGAGGAGACGCTGCGCGCCGCCGGGCCCACCTCCCAAGATCTGCTCTTGCAG GTCCTCCTGCAGGagcccaacccaggcattgaattcGAGTTCTGGCTCCCTCGGGAGCGCTATGGCCCCTTCCAGGCGCAGGCTCAGGTCTTGGGCTGGTCCCCGCGGCAGCCTCAGCCTCGAGAGGTAGAACCTCAGCCCCTTGAGTCCCCCACTGTCATCCCTCCACGGACCCCGATACCCACTCCAG AGCCCTGTCCACCCTGCCCTGACACCCGCGGTCGTGCCCACCGGTTACTCCACTATTGCGGCAGTGACTTCG TGTTCCGGGCCCGTGTGCTGGGCCGCGTCCGCCAGGCTCAGGAGACTCGCTATGAGGTGCATGTGCAGCTCATCTACAAGAATCGCTCTCCACTTCGGGCCCTGGAGTACGTGTGGGCGCCAAGCCGCTGCCCTTGCCCCCCGCTGGCCCTCCATCGGGACTACTTGCTGGCTGCGCGGCGCCTCATCAGCCCTGATGGCACCCAGGACCGGCTGCTGCTCCCCCATGCTGGCTACGCTCGGCTCTGGAGCCCTGCCGAGGACAGCCGAGTGCGCCTGGCTGCCCGGCActgccctctctga